The Ornithinibacillus sp. 4-3 region AGTGACAACTGGAACAGTGTTTGATGCTTTTGTTCGATTTGATGTATTGAAAGAAAGCCCTGACGAAAAAAACTTCTGGGAAAACAAAGAAGCTTTTGACGCTTATATACATTATCTAGAGCAATTGATGGATATGGACACAGAAAAATATCTAAAAGGTATCTGTGATGTTACTGGAGAAGAGGGTGTAATTACAACTCAACATGGCTCTAAGTTACGCCATGCTGGGGATCAATCAAAAATAATATCTTCTAATGATTCTAGTGGATATACATATCGTGGAAGATTTAAAGAGCCAACAGAAGTAGTGCAAATTGGATATAAGGCTTCCCAAAAGGCACATCAAGCGCTCAGGTGGTTAAACCAAAAACAAGCCATTCATGTTGATACTCGTTATTTCTTAACGTTTGGTACAAAGACTATTGATGTACCTCAAGTTCATGATGGTACTTTAGATTATTTTAAAAGAGAATTCATGAATATCGATCAAAACCCAGTAGAAGTAGCTGATACGGAGGAGATATTCGCTAAACAAGTAAATCGAGCCATATTAGGAATGAAGCATAATTTTGAAAATTCCGATAAAGGAAAAGAGGATATTATTCATCTCGCTTTAGATGCAGCAACATCTGGGAGATTAGCTATTGTTTATTACCAAGAGCAAGAACCTGATATATTTTTAGGTAATTTAAAGTTTTGGCATGATACATGTTCTTGGAGACTTATGTATCGTGATCCAGATACTAAGCGGTTTGGAAGATATATCGGAACACCATCAACTTTTGCAATTGCTAAAGCCGTTTATGGAGAACGGGCAAATCCAGCAGTAAAAAAGGAATTTTATACGCGTATATTGCCTTGTATTACAGAGAAAAGACCTGTCCCAAAAGATGTTATAAGGAGTATTTATCAACGGGTGATACGTCCAGAGTCTTTTAAAGATACGATGGAATCATGGGAGCAAACACTAAATATAGCTTGCGCATTAATTAAAAAAAATTATCAAAAGGAGGTACCTTCAATGGCATTACAAAAAGATAGTAAAGATATTGATTATCTGTTTGGACGTCTATTAGGTGTGGCAGAAGTTATGGAACGAACAGTATTGAACGATTATTATAAGGAAGAATCACGACCAACAAATGCTACTCGGTATTTTAATGTATTTGCTAATCGTCCAGGAAGAACATGGGATATTATTAGAAAGCAATTAAATCCATATATTCAACGATTGCAAAGAAGTAAAAAAACGCATTTTATCAAACAAATTCAGGAAATTGAAGATACGATTGGTATGGAAATAGCTAGAAATAAAAAACTGAGCCCAGTATTTCTAGCTGGTTATAGCAGCCAAGTTCAAGAATTATATAAGAAAAATAAGGAGGAGAAAAAGAATGACATTACAAAATAAGATTGATTTTGCTGTAGTATTTACAGTAGATAAAGCCAATCCCAATGGAGATCCATTGAATGGAAACCGCCCTCGTCAAGATTATGAAGGACATGGAGAAGTTTCTGATGTAGCGATAAAAAGGAAAATCAGAAATCGTTTATTAGATGAAGGAGAATCTATTTTTGTACAATCTGATGAGAAAAGAAATGATGAATATAGAAGCTTGAAAGATAGAGCTGATTCTATAGATGAGTTGAAGAAAATATTAAATAATGCTAAGGGGGATGAAGACTTAGCTACAAAAATTGCAACAGAAAATTGGTATGATGTTCGAGCGTTTGGACAGGTATTTGCATTTAAAAATACAAAGATGGCTATAGGAATTCGGGGACCGGTGTCGATTCATACAGCAACAAGTATTGAACCAGTTGATATTACGAGCATGCAAATTACTAAGAGCGTAAATTCTACAACGAATACAACAAGTCCAGGACAGAAAACTTCCGATACAATGGGAATGAAACATCGTGTGGATTTCGGAGTATATAAATTTTATGGAAGTATTAATCCCCAACTTGCTGAAAAAACAGGATTTACAAAAGAAGATGCTGAAAAGTTAAAACAAGCACTTATTTCGTTATTTGCAAACGATGCATCTTCAGCGAGACCAGATGGTTCCATGGAAGTGAATAAGGTTATTTGGTGGGAACATAATTCCAAGCTAGGTCAATATTCCTCGGCAAAGGTGCACCGTTCTTTAACAGTCAAACGCAAGACAGAAGAAGTTGCTACTTCATTTGAAGAAGACTATGAAGTTAAAGTGACACCTTTAGAAAATCTAGAGTTTGAAATATATGATGGACTCTAACCAACATTCATTTATGATCTCAGGCATACAACATTTTGAATTTTGTCCGAGACAATGGGCTTTAATCCATATTGAACAAGCTTGGGAAGAAAATGTGTTAACTGTTGAAGGTAACCTATTACATTCTAAAGTTGATGATCCTTTTATTCGCGAAAAAAGAGGAGATATTTTATTTGTAAGAGCTCTCAAAGTGCATTCTACATCATTGCCTATTCATGGGGTCTGTGACATGGTTGAATTTCATTATGATAAGAATGGAATTACTTTGTATGGAGAAGAAGGAAAATATAAAGTTTTACCAGTTGAGTATAAACGAGGAAAACCAAAGAGGCATCAAGCGGATATTTTGCAGACAACCGCTCAAGTAATTTGTTTAGAGGAAATGTTCCAGACCACAATAGAAGAAGTCGCTTTTTACTATCATGAGATTCGTCACAGAGATAATATTATTATCACAAAGGAACATAGAGAAAAAGTAATCAAAATGATAGAGCAAATGAAAAACTATTATGCGCGACGCCATACACCTAAAGTAAAAACAGGAAAACATTGTAAGCAATGCTCTTTAAACAACATATGTTTACCAGAATTGTTAAATAAAGAGACTGCCATGTCATATGTGCAGAGGATGTTAAAAGAATGAAAAAATTATTAAACGTACTATATGTTACTATTCCAAATAGCTATTTGGCTTTAAAAGGTGAGAATATTAATGTGTTACAAGAAGGAAATTCAATAGGGCGTGTACCATTACATAATTTAGAGGGGATTTGTGCTTTTGGTTATCAAGGAGTTAGTCCAGCATTGATGGAGAAATGTGTAAATGATGGTATTGGACTTGTTTTTTTCACTAAACAAGGAAGATTTCAAGCAAAAGTTAGTGGCCCTGTAAATGGTAATGTTACACTGAGAAAAACACAATATCGCTATTCTGATGATGAAGATAAAAGTTTAGAAATAGCTAAAATGATGATTTTAGGAAAAGTTTATAATGCAAGAAAGAATATGGAGAGATTAAAAAGAGACCATGCACTTCGGATTAACTATGATAATATTGGTAGCACGATTGAACGTTTAAAAGTATTAGAACAGGATGTTCTGTATCATACCAATGACTTAGAATCTTTAAGAGGATTTGAAGGACAAGCTGCAACGATTTATTTTAGTCAATGGAATGAATGGATTTTAAATCAAAAAGAGGCTTTCTTTTATAGAGAACGTACTAGAAGACCTCCATTAGATCCTCTAAATGCATTACTTTCTTTTGCATATACTTTGTTGACAAGAGAATGTGCATCAGCTTTGGAAGGAGTAGGACTAGATTCATATGTCGGATTCCTACATCGTGACCGTCCAGGAAGAGTGTCTTTGGCGTTGGATTTAATGGAAGAATTGAGACCAGTATTAGCTGATCGCTTTGTAATTAAACTGATTAATCAGAAGCAAATAAAGAAAAATGATTTTCATGTACAAGAAAATAGTGCAGTTATATTGAAAGAAGATGCGCTAAAAAAATTCATTAAATATTGGCAAGAAGAAAAAGAGAAGACGGTACAACATCCATTTTTAAAACTTAAAGTAAAAAAAGGATTATTACCTCATGTACAATCATTGCTATTAGCGAGATTTTTACGTGGAGATTTAGATACATATCCACCTTATCTTATGAGATAGGAGGGAAGTGATTTGTTAATACTTGTAACATATGATGTATCTATAGAAACCGATGGTGGGAAGAAGCGATTAAGAAAGGTTGCCAAGATTTGTGAAGATTATGGAATACGTGTGCAAAATTCTGTGTTCGAATGTAACATTGACTCTGCACAATATGTAATGTTGAAAAATAAACTATCGGAAATCATTAACTTTAGCCATGATAGTTTACGTTTCTATAGATTAGGAGAAAATTATAAAACAAAAGTAGAACATCTTGGAGCAAATGATTCAATTGTTGTTGATGAACCTCTGATTTTTTAATGCGAATGTAGAGTGCACATGAAAACCCTATGAGGTTCGCGCAAAAAAAACAAGGTTTTTTATAACAAAATGTTTGTTTTTTACATGTTTTCAATCTTTTAATGTGACTTTTCTCTCAAAAAACTAATAAAAAGGTACTTTTTGAGGGAAAATCGCTGTCGCACTCTTTATGAGTGCGTGGATCTAAATTACAATACTAATCGTTTCATAGATTATTAATAAACCGTCGCACTCTTTATGAGTGCGTGGATCTAAATTCCGGGAACCCCGTTGAGTTATTATCTCGAATAAACGTCG contains the following coding sequences:
- the cas8c gene encoding type I-C CRISPR-associated protein Cas8c/Csd1 → MSWMQRLVDIYDKNSHMVGVFEQQGTRKITLMPISHIAQNAQIEMILDRNGNFHRAEVIPKEEAATIVPATLDSANRAGSKIAPHYVHDKLFYVAKDYQKYGTNEKRYKNFDAYEAQMKEWLEASGVPTSVKIITSYIQKGTLIQDLINEGIIFTDDSGNVIETWSNSDSEKHGIDKPDIYKVTTGTVFDAFVRFDVLKESPDEKNFWENKEAFDAYIHYLEQLMDMDTEKYLKGICDVTGEEGVITTQHGSKLRHAGDQSKIISSNDSSGYTYRGRFKEPTEVVQIGYKASQKAHQALRWLNQKQAIHVDTRYFLTFGTKTIDVPQVHDGTLDYFKREFMNIDQNPVEVADTEEIFAKQVNRAILGMKHNFENSDKGKEDIIHLALDAATSGRLAIVYYQEQEPDIFLGNLKFWHDTCSWRLMYRDPDTKRFGRYIGTPSTFAIAKAVYGERANPAVKKEFYTRILPCITEKRPVPKDVIRSIYQRVIRPESFKDTMESWEQTLNIACALIKKNYQKEVPSMALQKDSKDIDYLFGRLLGVAEVMERTVLNDYYKEESRPTNATRYFNVFANRPGRTWDIIRKQLNPYIQRLQRSKKTHFIKQIQEIEDTIGMEIARNKKLSPVFLAGYSSQVQELYKKNKEEKKNDITK
- the cas7c gene encoding type I-C CRISPR-associated protein Cas7/Csd2 gives rise to the protein MTLQNKIDFAVVFTVDKANPNGDPLNGNRPRQDYEGHGEVSDVAIKRKIRNRLLDEGESIFVQSDEKRNDEYRSLKDRADSIDELKKILNNAKGDEDLATKIATENWYDVRAFGQVFAFKNTKMAIGIRGPVSIHTATSIEPVDITSMQITKSVNSTTNTTSPGQKTSDTMGMKHRVDFGVYKFYGSINPQLAEKTGFTKEDAEKLKQALISLFANDASSARPDGSMEVNKVIWWEHNSKLGQYSSAKVHRSLTVKRKTEEVATSFEEDYEVKVTPLENLEFEIYDGL
- the cas4 gene encoding CRISPR-associated protein Cas4 encodes the protein MMDSNQHSFMISGIQHFEFCPRQWALIHIEQAWEENVLTVEGNLLHSKVDDPFIREKRGDILFVRALKVHSTSLPIHGVCDMVEFHYDKNGITLYGEEGKYKVLPVEYKRGKPKRHQADILQTTAQVICLEEMFQTTIEEVAFYYHEIRHRDNIIITKEHREKVIKMIEQMKNYYARRHTPKVKTGKHCKQCSLNNICLPELLNKETAMSYVQRMLKE
- the cas1c gene encoding type I-C CRISPR-associated endonuclease Cas1c yields the protein MKKLLNVLYVTIPNSYLALKGENINVLQEGNSIGRVPLHNLEGICAFGYQGVSPALMEKCVNDGIGLVFFTKQGRFQAKVSGPVNGNVTLRKTQYRYSDDEDKSLEIAKMMILGKVYNARKNMERLKRDHALRINYDNIGSTIERLKVLEQDVLYHTNDLESLRGFEGQAATIYFSQWNEWILNQKEAFFYRERTRRPPLDPLNALLSFAYTLLTRECASALEGVGLDSYVGFLHRDRPGRVSLALDLMEELRPVLADRFVIKLINQKQIKKNDFHVQENSAVILKEDALKKFIKYWQEEKEKTVQHPFLKLKVKKGLLPHVQSLLLARFLRGDLDTYPPYLMR
- the cas2 gene encoding CRISPR-associated endonuclease Cas2, with the translated sequence MLILVTYDVSIETDGGKKRLRKVAKICEDYGIRVQNSVFECNIDSAQYVMLKNKLSEIINFSHDSLRFYRLGENYKTKVEHLGANDSIVVDEPLIF